The following proteins are encoded in a genomic region of Synechococcus sp. ROS8604:
- the dnaJ gene encoding molecular chaperone DnaJ codes for MADYYDLLGVSRDADADTLKRAYRRMARQYHPDINKDAGAEDRFKEIGRAYEVLSDPQTRGRYDQFGEAGLGGGGGMPDMGDMGGFADIFETFFSGFGGAAGGAGRQRRRGPQQGDDLRYDLTIDFAQAVFGQEREIRIPHLETCTTCGGSGAKAGSGPTTCTTCGGVGQVRRATRTPFGNFEQVAECPSCNGTGQVIADPCSSCGGQGVTQVRKKLRINIPAGVDTGTRLRVSGEGNAGLRGGPSGDLYVFLTVKSHPSLRRDGLTVLSEVKVSYLQAILGDTIEVETVDGPESLEIPAGTQPNSVLTLENKGIPKLGNPVARGHQRISVTVTLPTRLNDEERGLLEDLAGHHSARGEQHHHHKSGLFARLFGQR; via the coding sequence ATGGCCGATTACTACGACCTCCTTGGCGTTAGCAGGGATGCAGATGCCGACACCCTGAAGCGCGCTTACAGGCGGATGGCTCGCCAATATCACCCCGATATCAATAAGGACGCTGGAGCGGAAGATCGCTTCAAGGAGATTGGTCGCGCCTACGAGGTGCTGAGTGATCCCCAAACCCGCGGGAGATATGACCAGTTCGGTGAGGCCGGGCTCGGTGGTGGCGGTGGCATGCCCGACATGGGCGATATGGGTGGTTTTGCGGATATCTTCGAAACCTTCTTTAGTGGGTTTGGTGGTGCTGCAGGTGGCGCCGGTCGTCAGCGCAGGCGTGGGCCTCAACAGGGGGACGACCTCCGCTACGACCTGACGATTGATTTTGCTCAGGCTGTCTTTGGCCAAGAGAGGGAGATTCGCATCCCCCACCTCGAGACCTGCACCACCTGTGGTGGCAGCGGTGCCAAAGCGGGCAGTGGTCCCACCACCTGTACCACCTGTGGCGGAGTTGGGCAGGTGCGTCGCGCCACGCGGACGCCATTTGGGAATTTTGAGCAGGTGGCTGAATGCCCCAGTTGTAATGGCACGGGACAGGTGATTGCTGATCCCTGCAGTTCCTGTGGTGGTCAAGGGGTCACGCAAGTCCGTAAGAAATTGCGCATCAACATTCCCGCTGGTGTCGATACAGGCACCCGATTGCGGGTGTCTGGTGAGGGCAATGCCGGCCTGCGTGGTGGTCCGTCAGGCGATTTGTATGTGTTCCTCACGGTTAAATCCCATCCGAGCTTGAGGCGCGACGGGCTCACCGTCCTTTCGGAAGTGAAGGTGAGTTACCTGCAGGCGATCCTTGGCGACACCATTGAGGTGGAAACTGTGGATGGACCTGAATCGCTGGAGATTCCAGCCGGTACCCAGCCCAATTCCGTGTTAACCCTTGAAAACAAGGGCATTCCCAAGCTGGGCAATCCGGTGGCCCGTGGTCACCAGCGCATCTCTGTCACGGTGACCTTGCCGACCCGTCTCAACGATGAGGAACGCGGTCTTCTTGAAGATCTGGCTGGACACCATTCAGCCCGTGGTGAGCAGCACCACCACCATAAAAGCGGTCTGTTTGCCCGACTCTTCGGGCAACGCTGA
- the grpE gene encoding nucleotide exchange factor GrpE — translation MSGDASIPANESASDVPEAQQDPTPSVEETPGAASPDAVSEGAPSEQTNEARLEQLEREHSTLRQEHETLNAQYVRIAADFDNFRKRQSRDQDDLKLQITCSTLSEILPVVDNFERARQQLDPQGEEAQSLHRSYQGLYKQLVDVLKQLGVAPMRVVGQEFDPSLHEAVLREPSDEHPEDVVVEELQRGYHLSGKVLRHALVKVSMGPGPQQSDPAALGTEGGDSAPAQGDDGTSTAEASE, via the coding sequence ATGAGCGGCGACGCTTCCATCCCGGCTAACGAATCGGCATCGGATGTTCCCGAAGCCCAGCAGGACCCCACTCCCTCTGTCGAGGAAACCCCCGGCGCTGCTTCTCCCGACGCTGTTTCAGAGGGAGCTCCCTCTGAGCAGACCAATGAAGCGCGGCTTGAGCAACTGGAGCGCGAGCACAGCACCCTCCGCCAAGAACACGAAACCCTGAATGCTCAGTACGTGCGCATCGCGGCCGACTTTGACAATTTCCGCAAGCGTCAGAGCCGGGATCAGGACGATCTGAAGCTGCAGATCACCTGCAGCACCTTGAGTGAAATTCTGCCTGTGGTTGATAACTTCGAACGCGCTCGTCAGCAACTTGATCCCCAAGGAGAAGAAGCGCAATCGCTGCACCGCAGCTATCAGGGTCTCTACAAGCAACTCGTTGACGTTCTCAAGCAATTGGGTGTGGCCCCGATGCGGGTGGTTGGTCAAGAGTTCGACCCCAGCCTTCATGAAGCGGTGCTGCGCGAACCCAGTGACGAACATCCAGAAGACGTAGTGGTTGAAGAATTGCAGCGTGGTTATCACCTCAGCGGCAAGGTCTTGCGACACGCTCTGGTCAAGGTGTCGATGGGACCTGGACCTCAGCAGTCAGATCCAGCTGCCCTTGGAACTGAGGGCGGTGATAGTGCACCAGCCCAAGGAGATGACGGCACCTCGACGGCCGAGGCGAGCGAATGA
- a CDS encoding sulfurtransferase TusA family protein, producing the protein MRDAPSDHYLDLRGTPCPINFIRCRLALEAMGPGQHFQVDLDRGEPEEMVIPGLTRDGHQVEVIDQAKDWVRLQVVCGGG; encoded by the coding sequence ATGCGTGACGCCCCCTCCGATCATTATCTGGATCTAAGGGGCACCCCCTGTCCAATCAATTTCATTCGTTGTCGTTTGGCCTTGGAGGCCATGGGCCCCGGGCAGCATTTTCAGGTTGATCTCGATCGGGGTGAGCCTGAGGAGATGGTGATACCGGGGCTCACTCGGGATGGTCATCAGGTGGAGGTGATCGACCAAGCCAAGGATTGGGTGCGTCTTCAGGTGGTGTGTGGTGGTGGTTGA